A stretch of DNA from Nymphalis io chromosome 22, ilAglIoxx1.1, whole genome shotgun sequence:
TTGACGTTGAAATAATCAGTGTTCTCAACCTAAAGCCAGGCAGTTATCGTACCAGGGCCGTAATATTATCGTATATGGATCAAAATTATCGTTCATCaggataatgattataatacataaaaacaacaatatgtTGCTTTATAGTTTAAATCAGttgtaaactaaaaaaaaaaaaaaacaaacaaaaaaatagatgtatgtatatgaacaatatttaatgtattttgttttcatgtcattgattttgttatcattttatcACTCTATAATAAAaggcaatataattataaggttatataggtttttttttatttaataatttattcaaaggtTAAAGACGTATagcatatttttcattttttttttaaatcaagaactAGATAATATTGCAGAGCTATATAAACTAAACACATCAATAGTACCTGATTATGCCCTAGTTTCTGTAACGCTGATTGCAACGTATTTTTtctgaataattataattgctcGATGCCAACCGATCACGCAAGAGATAGTGGCAATTTTATAAGAACAATATGTTTACTTAAGATAACTAAAagcattattttaaagatttcagTTTAAATGTACTTTCCAAggcatgtatttttttaaggtaataaagttcgtaatttataacatttccgTATATTGTCTATTTGTAGAAGGTTTGTCAATTGTGTACTTACATCATTATGACGTTATCACTCATACTTACTCCCAACACGAGTAACTTATGGGGAATAAATAATACTCACTTATTAAATCATTActctatatttttctttaaagatGTAGAACAGTttgtataaatacttatttagatgaattatatatgtttttaaatacaaatttaatttaacaaatacaaaatatttcattctatatttaacttttatcccAGCAGCACAAAGCTGTTCCTACGCCTATAAGAACTATCCCGAAAACGGAACCTGGAAACAAAATTTGTCGGTtatgattaaatttaacaatcaaGCCACTTGCTAACCACCGGAAAACGTGAACATTGTAAAAGTAGTATTAACAACATCAGCCAAAAAATAAGGCTGTTTAACTTACTTGTAtgttttctaatataatatatacattctaGCAATAAATGAAACGAAACCTTGATTTAAAGGTTCCTCGGTCCCCACGATAGAGCCTGTTAAAGCTGTGAACGCGAAAGCCAGGCTGTTAGCCGCTGGCACAGCGAGAGAGAGCGGAACGCGTTGCACCACGACCAAGTATACCAATGACCCTATCTGATTCACCAACCAGGGCAGCACATACTGTAAaacgtatttaaaatgtattaaatagtttaagtaagAAAGGTGAAAACATATTAACAAGTTGAAAAAACCAAGTAAATTGAATGCCTCGTTATCCCAAcggtatttgtttatttgctttTCAAGCCTCAAAACTAATAGTAAAAGGTATACAGGACGACACAAGCTGTATTTGAcgccattattatttttcataataataatggcGTTAGTATGGCGTTCTTGATGAGTCTTTATTGTACTTAGCACACGAGGCATCGtcagtttaaatatatgcatGTACGTACTAGGTCACTCCGTAAACGAACGCTACTTTGTAAATCGATCTTTACTTCATTGAATGATTTTGTTCACCTTTTAGATTGGTCTGAATTTTCTAGATAAAATCCAGTAAACCAGAAATTTACGCTCGACTTGGAcagaagaaaaaaatagtaactccttgaaaaatattaatatcctaCTTCGCAGGTCTTTGCAGCatactacttaaataaatttgacacgACACCTCAACCATCCAGTGTTTAGTgatcaaaacaaattatagaGTGATAGAACTCATAAGCACCACTtagtttttatgtgtttataagtaattaatctcgtgctcgacagttaaaccattaacaaaaaaacaatttcatccAACATCTGTTGCATAAAATTCTGACACACTTATCGCATTAGATCAGCTAGGTGGAAAAAGCTCTAAATTTCTTAATAGGAGAGGCTTCTGCCACGTCGGGATATTAAAGCGTTGCTACATGATTATgggcaaattataatttaaaaaatctaaattgataattttatcgtAAATTGGTGAtcgcttttaatattaattaattaccctCCAGTTTCCCACAAGAAATGATACTTCCGCAAAGACCTGGCCTGTCCAAGATTTCGCTTGCACTTTACGTAAACCTTTAGTACCCTGGCGGATGAATGGATTCGTGCATCCCCATAGAACGCCAGTCAGCAGGAGCAAACCTGAAATACGAAATATTGGTTCAACCGCAGGACCCGGACAAATACCGGGGATCGATTAGACTCAAATTTTATTAGTgattaaatatcacattataaCAGACGAGCAAACTACTCGATCAATATTTCACGCAAGAGTTCGAAAATGCGCTACTTATGATTGGATGACAGAATTCCATGACTTCATACATCTATTCTTCCACTGTTCCACTGATTTCCTTAAATCTGATCACCACATTAATTGAAAAcacaaatgaaattttatattctcTGTTACTATTTCATTATCTTAAAGTACAGTTTTAGaaaattcaatcaaattataattgttatcaaAATGTTAACTGTTGTTTATGTGCAACAATTCAACTTAAAATACAATTCTTGCTCTCATTTGGGCttgaaatttgttttgtaaaaaataaaacagtaaccttttattaatgatttatataaaataattacaaaagtaacatttattatgatattcaaatatat
This window harbors:
- the LOC126777281 gene encoding transmembrane protein 234 homolog — protein: MLESLGLLLLTGVLWGCTNPFIRQGTKGLRKVQAKSWTGQVFAEVSFLVGNWRYVLPWLVNQIGSLVYLVVVQRVPLSLAVPAANSLAFAFTALTGSIVGTEEPLNQGSVFGIVLIGVGTALCCWDKS